TGCTGAGGCATTGAACCAGAAGCTCAACATGATTCCCGGTGTCGTTGATAACGGTTTATTTGTAGATATGGCAGATACGATCGTTGTTGCACATGCAGATGGAACGATAGAAATTAAACGCAAGTGAATCCATTTCAAATGAAATAGATTCAAGACAGGAAGGAAATCCATAGACAGGGGGTGATAACTTCATTGTAGCAATGGAGTTTATCAAACTTCATGTGGATTATAGTTACTGGAGGCAAGGTTATGTCTAATATTAGCGATGACAAGGATTTGTCGCTTCAACTATTTGTGGTGCTTGCAAGAGCATACAACTCAGTCACTGCAAGATCCAATCGTGATATTCAAAGCCATGGCTTAAATACGACTGAATTTGGTGTTCTTGATCTTTTGTATCATAAAGGTCCCCAGCCGCTTCAAAAAATTGGGGAAAAGGTCTTAATGTCCAGCGGCAACATTACTTATGTGGTGGACAAGCTTCAGAATAAGAAGCTGCTTATACGCAGAGCCTCTCTGGAGGATCGAAGAGTGATTTATGCGGAGCTAACGGAGGAGGGGACTGCGTTCTTCGAGCAGATCTTCCCTCAACATCACGAAGTCATTATCAGAGCGGAGCAAGGACTCTCGGAGGATGAGAAAAGAGAAGCTATTCGTCTTCTCAAGAAGCTTGGTTTATCAGCAAGCGGTAAGCTGTCAGAAGTAAACGATAGCCTATAGTAGGATGGACCCTGTTCATAGGGTCTGTCCTTTTTGTTATATATGGTGATGCTTGCATGTGTAATCATCTTATGGGACAATCGAGTAATCATGAAGTGCATGAATTTTTGGAGTAAAAGGAGTGCATTCATTTGTACATTGTTCAATCGATTGTCGAGGTTCCAGTTGATAAAGTAGAGGAGGTCGTCGGTCTCTATCAAAACCGAAGCCGCTCCGTGGACAAGGCATCTGGATTTATCTCATTTCAGCTGCTGCAGAACGAATTTAAGCCAGGAGAGCTTACCGTTCATATGACTTGGCAGGATAAGAAGGATTATCTTGCATGGGTGACAAGCTCCGACTTCAAGCGCATTCACGACTTGGAGCGGAAGTATCCGGATCAAGAATTGGCTAACATTAAGCCGACCGTAAAAAGATATACGGTACGAGCAGAATAGTAATCATTTGAATCAATTTCATAAATCATTAAAATGGTGTAATTGAAACTATATATAGACAAACAAAATCATTTTGATCTATATATACCCTTGATTGAAGCAGCTAAAAGTATTTTGAAATTGATTCATATATCATAGAATAATTCAGATAGAATAATCTATTTTATGTAGAAGCACGGAAGGAGCTGCATGGGTTGTGAATTCAATGCAATATGCAGCTGGTGAGGCGTTATTAAAGGATGCTGATAAGCTGGCTGAGCGAATAACCGATAGACAGTATGAGCTGCAGCCTGAGCTAGACCAAAAGTTTGGACAATCTGGACGGATCAGAACGAAGCAGGATTCATTATACAGCTTGAATTTCTTGGCTGAGAGTGTGATGATGAGAAGCCCTGTTCTGTTTACGAATTACGTGTCCTGGCTTAAGACATTGCTTAAAGGTTACCGAGTTACGGATGAAGACATCAGAATTAATCTTTTGCTAATTAAGGAAATGATTGAAGAATATTTTGAATACTCAGACAAGGAGCTTGTTCTGGAATACTTGGAGCTGGGGATGGTAGAGGTGGGATTAGCAGAGCCTGCTCCGCGGTTTGTAAGGGAGGAGCTTCCTTATTACATGGAAGCCAAGCTCTACCTGGATCAGCTGTTGTCCGGTAATCGACTCGCCGCTGCTGCGATTGTTGAAGAAATGGCTAAGGATCATATACCTATTAAAGATATATACACATATATTTTTCAAATGACACAGCATGAAATCGGCAGGCTATGGCAAACAGGTGAAATCACGGTCGCGCAAGAACATTTTTGCACAGCAGCTACACAGGCAAATATTTCGAGGCTGTATCCGTATTGGCTCACGAAATCTGCAAAAGGACATCGTATTGTTTCGGCTTGTGTTGGGAACGAGCAGCATGAGATTGGTCTTCGACTGCTAACGGATCAATTTGAAATGGAGGGGTGGGATACATATTATTTGGGAGCAAATGTACCCAATAATAGTCTCATCGATTCGCTTCTCAAATATAAAGCCGATGTTTTGGCTTTATCTGCAACCATGACATATCATGTGCATCTTGTTAGAGAGCTGATCATACAGGTTCGAAATCATCCGAAGACGGCAGCAGTAAAAGTGTTGGTCGGAGGTATGCCTTTTAATACAGCTTCAATGCTGTGGAAGGAAGTAGGAGCAGACGGATATGCAGAAGATGCGAAAGGAGCCATCGCTCTAGCTAACAAGCTTATATCTGCCAAGTAATACAAGAACCCTTCGTGTCACGATGAACGGATAAAGGAGGGATATGATGAATTCTTATCACGATTTAGAGTTGACTAAACTGCGGCACCTTATTGAGGACCTGAATAAAGAAATCATCCGCAGCAAGGAACAGGAACAGCGGTTGCTCGAACAATTTTCGAGCATGAACAACGAGCTGGTTACACTCCAGCGTGAGCTGACAAAGAACAATATGAAATTAACGGAGGCAAGAGAGGATGCTGTGCATGCCAATGAAGCAAAGACGGAATTTCTTGCTCTTCTGAGTCATGAGTTCAGAACCCCGCTTAATGGAATTTTAGGCATGGCTGAAGTGCTTTCTCTATCGGAGCTATCGGAGGAGCAGAGACAGTCTGTGTCGGTTATTCAGGAATCTTCCCATATACTACTCCATCTTATTAATGACTTGCTGGATCTATCTAAATTAGAGGCTGGCGAAATGAAGCTTAACCCTTCTTCAATGGATCTAAGAGCCATCGTTAAGCATGTAACACTTCTACTATCCCAAAAAGTATCTGACAAAGGTAATCGGATTGTTGCCGATATTGACAGCTCTTTATTCGAACGGTTTGCTGGTGATTCAGCACGGATGACTCAAATACTTACGAACCTAGCGGGCAATGCAAACAAATTTACCAATAATGGTTTGATTCGTATCCGTATCATCGTCTTGTCTCAAACGGAATATGAGCAGAAATTACGTATCGAGGTCACGGATAATGGTATAGGAATATCCCAAGCGGAGCAGGACATGCTGTTTAAGCCTTACTCGCAAACAAGAGAAGGGCAGAAGTCAGAGCATGGTGGAACAGGACTTGGGCTGTCCATTTGCAAATCCTTTGTTGAGCTTATGGGCGGTAAGATTGGTGTAATAAGTGAACAGGATGCAGGCTCAACATTTTGGATTGAAGTCAGCTTCCCATCAGCGAAGGTAACAGGAGAGGCAAGCGATGCTGCGACATATAGTATGCGGCGTACGAATTCGCTGCATAGAGCAGAACAATCTAAAATACAACATCCGATTCTTCTGGCAGAGGATAATGGAATCAACCGCAAAGTCGTGCTCGTGCAGCTAAAAAAGCTGGGCATTACCAATGTGGAGACGGTAGAGAACGGAGAAGCAGCCGTATCAGCATATTTAAGTAAGCCGTACTCGCTTATTTTGATGGATAACCTCATGCCGAAGCTCGGCGGGATTGAGGCAACGGAGAAAATACGCCAAATCGAGCGTGATGAGATGAAGCGTCATACGCCGATTATCGCTCTTACTGGCAATGTGTTTCCGGGCGAGAGAGACAAGTGCATACAGGCAGGTATGGACGATTACATCGCTAAACCGATCTCTCTGGATGCGCTGAAGGAGATTATACAGCGCTGGGTTACAGGCAGAGATGATCAAATCTTAAATCAAGAAACGATGGCTGAGCTGATGGACCTCGGGGATGATCAGGATAGTGAGCTGTTATCGACACTTCTCGAAATGTATCAAAATGATACACCTGACAAAATTAATCGGCTGATCCAATATGTGAAGGACAGAAATTATAGCAGTACAATCGAGGTATCGCATGATTTGAAATCCAGCAGTTTAAGTCTGGGTATCCATTATTTATCTACCTTGTTTGCAGCCATAGAGGAGGCAGCTAAATCAGGCCGTTTGGATTCAATAGATTGCTTGCTAGAGGCACTGATGCCTGCTTATCTGGAAGCGTGCACTGCTATGGAGAAGCACTTGTGATGGAAATTTCATAGCTGAATCAATGAAGGAGGTATTCTTTAGCAGAATGCCTCTTTTTTGATACGCCACAGTATGCACAGCAGAATGCGCTTACTATATCAACAGACATAGGTTGTATAAAAAGAAAAGTCGTTATAGAGTAATCATACAGAAAGAAAGATGGTATGGATAGGAAGGGGAGAGTCTAGAATGTGGTGGATTGTTATTGTTGCTCTAGTTGTCATTGCGATCATGGCGGTAATTGTGTCACACTTTTATAAAATGGCTGTATCACGTGCCCCAAAAGCTTTCTTGGCGGGAAATGCAGATCAGGCAGCCGGTGATCAAGTGGTATCCTCTGGACCCGATTATGCCTGGATCCGTTCACAGAAAAGGGAGGAGCTTGAGCTGACCTCCTTCGACGGATTGAAGCTTAGGGCCACATGGATTGAACCGGAAATTAAGACGAATACAACGGTCATCTTGGCTCATGGCTATACAGGGAGAGGCTATGACATGTCTGCCTTTGCCAAATTCTATGTGGAAGAACTCGGCTATAATGTGCTGATGCCGGATGATCGTGGACATGGGGCGAGTGAGGGGAACTATATCAGCTTTGGATGGCATGACCGACTGGACTATATCGACTGGATGCAGGTAGTTATTATGCGGACAGGTGTAGACAGCGAGGTCATCCTGCATGGCATATCCATGGGTGCAGCAACCGTACTGATGGCAAGTGGGGAGAAGCTGCCTCCGCAAATAAAGGCGATTATAGCGGATTGTGGATATACCTCTGTTCATGCGGAATTAACTTATCAATTGAAGCAAATGTTTAAGCTGCCTCCATTTCCATTTATTCCGCTGACAAGCTTATACACTAAGCTGAAATCAGGCTACGGCTTTAAAGAGGCGTCTGCTCTGGAGCAAGTGAAAAAAACTCAACTGCCTGTACTATATATTCATGGGGAAGAGGATGATTTCGTACCTACCTCCATGGTGTATGAGCTATATGAACATAGCGGTGGAGACAAGTATTTGTTCACCGTTCCCCATGCCGCGCATGGAACCGCATTTGTTATAGACCCGGATGGTTACAAGCAGGCCGTACGTGAGTTCTTGACAAAGTATTTGGAGATAAATGAACAGGCTGGATAAACAGAGAGGGATTACGATGAATCAAAATCGGAGTTGTCCGGGATGCGGGGAGCCACTTGGCGACCATGTCTTTAAGTGCAGGAATTGCGGTGAACTGGCCGTCAAGAAACAACGGTCACTGGATATGAATGAGCTGCCCGGAGAAGATTTATTCTATGTGGACAAATATTCGGCTGTTCTGCTCGTTATAATAACGTTTTTCTTGTCACCAATTGCCATCCTAATCGGCACGTTTCTCTTGTTCCATGACGATGAATATCGCCGGGACGTAGGCCAGATGATGGTAACCGGAGGACTGATCGCTACTGTGGTTTGGGCTATCGTTTATTTTGGCTGGCTTTCGTAGGGTGGATATTTTTCCATGCTGAATGAGAAGTCTTTGAATGGGTTAAAGAGTAAATACATCCTACAATGAATGATTAACGGAGGTATCTACTCGATGAATAGACAATTTGAAGAAGCTCGTAAAATGGAAGAGAATTACCATAAACAATTTTATCAAGAGCATGATATTTATGAAGAGGGAACTTGGATGGCCGGTCCGATGCCAATTGTAATGGAAAGTCTTGCGCGCTTAATGCGTGTGAAGCAGGATGTGACCATACTTGACCTTGGAGCTGGTGCGGGAAGAAATACGATTGCGATGGCGGAACAGCTCAAGGGAACGAATAGTGAGCTGATCGCTGTTGATTTACTGGAAGAGGCTATTCATAGTCTCGTTGATCATGCCAAGGAATATAAGGTAGACCATATGATATCGGCAGAGCAAGCAGATATAGAGCATTATGATATTGCGTACAATCGGTACGATTATATTGCGGCGTGTTCCTGTCTTGAGCATGTGTCTTCCGAGGAGGCGCTGCGCACCGTGATTCAGAGAATGAAGGAAGGCACGAAGCTCGGCGGGATTAATCTCATTACGATGAGTACGAATGTAGAGGAAGTGTCATTGCAGGATCATAAGCCGAGAGAACCTTTGATTGAACTAAACCTGCCTACTTTGCATGCAGAAGAATTGCTTGCAGATCAATATAAGGATTGGGAGATATTGTTCACTGAGCGTGTAACACAAGCCATTCCTGAACAGAAATATGATGAGCCCACTGAATTTCGCTGTCAACTGATCCGTTTTGCAGCCCAGAAGCGGTCAGAATAAATCCTATTCTGAATTGTAAAAAAAGTGCAAACTATTCATTGAATGCCTATGAACATATAGACTATAATTTATAGAGCAAGGAGGGAATTATGAATATAAGCTATGAAGAGCAGCTATATCAGATCATGAAGGATGTCCAGGTGATGGATGATCTAAAGCGTGTTCGTGAATTAAGGCTTCCCGAGGGATGTATCGCTGCAGGATATATCCGCAATCGTGTTTGGGATGTACTGCATGAATACAAACAATATACACCTCTTCATGATATTGACGTCATCTACTACGACCCTGATCAGACAGATGATTGGATAGACAAGCAGTATGAGAAGCAGCTTGAATCCGGCCAGATCAGGCGCAACTGGCAGGTCAAGAATCAAGCCTACATGCATGAATATAACAATCGGACGACTCCATACCAATCAGTAGAGGATGCTATGAGGTATTGGCCTGAAACCGCAACTGCCGTGGCGATCAGACTGAATGATCAGGATGAGATGGAGATAGTCAGCCCATTTGGTCTTCAAGATCTGTTTGAAATGAACGTCAGGCAAAGTCCCTATTTCCTCCATACCGGGCTGTTTAAGCAGCGAGTGTTTGAGAAGGAGTGGCTGGATCACTGGCCTTTATTAATTTTGCACGGCTGAGTAGATGCAATATAGCAAAAGCAAACCCACCTATAAGAAAGACTAGAGAGAAATAGCAATATTAAAAAAGGGGAAAAGTGGGGAATTATTATGCCTTGGCCAATGGTTCATTTAACGATTGCCCATCTGGTAAAGCAAGGGCGGCCCTCACCGTCTTTTGTACTTGGCAGTATCGCACCTAACGCTTTTCGAGTACGACAGGGCGCGAATGAACAGATGAAATGGGCAAGTCATTCTTGTCCATCTGAAGGTGTGCTGCCCAGAGTTAGAGATATTCAGCTGTTCCATTCGGCTCATGCAGACCGAAGCTTGGGAGAAGAATACAACGAATATTTATTGGGATATGCCGCGCACTTGTATGCAGATGTAAGGTGGGCAGAAACGGTATACAAAGGGATAGAGAATTACGTACAGCGATTTATTGTTTACCGCTGGTACAGTCAAATTAGATCTTTTCAGAGCTTATACCAGCGTGATGTACTGCAGCTGGAATACATACTAATGGATATACATCCAGAAACTAAGGATTTACTGGAGGCGCTGGAGATCGCTCCGGCGTTGTCTATGGGCGCTCTCGTTAGCATGGACGAAGTCGATGATTACAGGTTTGAGATATTAAGGAAGCTGGAGGAACCTGTTAAGCCCCGTTCCCTTCGGTTCATGGATGTGGAGCGTGTGGAGCAGTTTATTCAGGATACGGCTGAGGAACTGAGCTGGCTGCTCCCCTCCTGGCAAGCGCAGACTGAATATGATCAACATGCTTATCAGGAGGTAATACATGAATAATAGAGCTGACATCGTGATCGGGATCGATGGAGGAGGAAGCTATACAAGAGTGACGGTTGCTGATTTTACAGGACAGATTCTGGCACAGGTGCGCTTAGGCGGCACGAATCGCTTGCATAATATACAGGCGGAAGAGAATCTTCGCACCGGTATTCTAGATGCCTTAGAAGCAGCAGGAAGACAGCTGGATCATGTCGCTTCGATTACGGCCGCACTCGCTGGGATAGATCAGCCTGGAGACGAGAAGTGGGCAATGGAGGTTCTTCAGGAGCTAGGTATCTCCACTCATGGTCAGGTAGTTAATGATACGCTGGCTGCTCATCGTTCCATTTTTTTAGGTCGTCCGGGAATTGTAGCCATCGGTGGAACAGGCTCCCTTATTTTCGGTATTAATGAAGAAGGCAGAATGGTGCGAAATGATGACTTTGCCCACTACGCCCGTGTCGCAGCCCGATTCATAACCTATGAAACGGTCTATGCAATCATCTCCGGCTATTATGAAGAGGCTGACCTGCCATTGGTCGATCTAGTTCTGCAACATTTAGGATGCTCATCAACACATGAGCTGGCTGAGCTGGCTCTCCGCGGATATGGAGTGGACAAACGCAGCCAGAACCGAATGCTTGGGGATATGGCACATTTCATTACAGAAGCCGCTGACACCGGGAGCCCGCTGGCTGTCAACATATGCAGTGAGGCAGCTAGACAAACAGCCGTCGGCATTCGCCTGATCGCTGCTACCTTCCGTGCTTCTGAAATTCTCGTGTCCTTCAGCGGGAGCTGCATTACTTCATCTTATCTAAAGAAGGCCGTATTGTCACAATTAAATAGCACTACAAAGAACGAGACTGAGCCTGTTTTTGTATACGTTGAACAGAGACTCCCGAGTGATATAGGTGCTGTCATGATGGCCTATGAAGCAGCCGGCAAAATAACAACAGAGTCCATGATGAAGAGGCTTGGACAGCAATATAATTTCTATGAACTTGAAATCTGACGCCAAAAGTCCTAAAGTACGTATAGTTAAGGATATTAGGACAGGAGGATTTTCATTTTGCTAGTTTCTATTAAAGATCGTATAAATGATGTCATCGTAGAGGAGTTAATCGGGTATTCGACACTCCCAGAAGAAGCTCATATTCAAGCAGCACTTGCGATGTATAAAAATAATGATTCCACGGAGCTGCTCGGATTTGAAGATGAAGGTCAGCTCGTTGCACTCATCGGAATTGAGCAGGATGGGAGCAAAGTGATGATCAAGCATTTGGCTGTACTACCCGAGAACCGGGAAAAAGGGTACGGCCGCGGTATCATCTCAGAAATGATCAGCAGATATCAGCCTGAGACGGTTATTGCGGAAACGGACGAAGAAGCGGTAGATTTTTATCGCAATGTGGGCTTTGTTGTGTACAGTCTGGGAGAGCAGTATCCTGGGGTTGAACGCTTCCGCTGTGTCTTTGAGACAGAGGAAGAGGAATAAGACTGCTTGCTGGCAGAAGCGTGAGCAGTGCTGAAGGATAACTCACAAGCGAGGAGCAGAGTATATTGTCAACAACAGTGTACAGAATCATAGGTTTGTTGCTAGGTCTAGCTGTTCCATTTTTAATATTGTGGCTGAAGCTTATTATGTTCGTACTCTTTCTTGCCATTGTGTATGCTGAATTGCGCAAAGTAAAATTTCCTCAGAGCGGTGTTTATTTTATCGGGGGCATGCTGATCGGAAGTATTGCTGCTTATTTTATTTAAGTTCTATATTCATCAATCCGTTTCATAATAAGAGAACACATACTGAACGTTTCGGAGCCTTCATTCGATTCGTAGTATGTGTTTTTTTGTGAGAAGGGAGCCTTCTCAAGGACAACTTGCCGTGCCAAATGCCTGAATTCCTCCATAAACTAAAATAGATCGGCAGCAAAATAAAAGGAGGGAAATCATATGGTGTACCGATATTTAGCCCTAGGAGATTCACTCACTGTTGGAATCGGTGCATTGTTTGGCAGCGGATTTGTACCTCTCTATCGAAAAAGACTAGAATATCATTTAGGCAGCATGGTGCTTGTCAGCAATAGAGGCGTGAACGGATTAACCTCACAGGGACTGTTGTCCATGGTAAAATATAATGAGCACGTGCGCTATCTGATTAAAGAGGCAGATGTGATTACGATTTCGATAGGCGGCAACGATCTGATTCGGGCAGCGCGTTATGCTAAGGGGAATTTGCTCTCTCCTGTGCTAATTGAAACGCTTGAGTCTTGTGAGAAGTATGTCTCTGAAATTATTTCTGAGATTCGACAGCTCAAAAAGAAATCGCATCCCTACTTTATTCGTCTGATCGGACTGTATAATCCAATGCCGCGAAGTGAAGCAGCTTATCAATTTGTGAAGCAGTATAATGAATTTTTACTAGGATTTACGAGCAAGAATATCGCCGCAGCTCCGTTATTACATGCTTTTCAGGGAAGAGAGCGCGAGCTGCTGTTTATTGATCAGGTGCATCCGAGCAGCAAGGGCTACCGTGTAATCGATGACCAGCTTGCTAGACTGGGCTATGAACCTTTAGCATCGATAGGAAATGCAAGTGTTCGAAGAAAATAATAACAGAAAAGGGGAATACAGGTATTACAGCTTGTGTTCCTCCCTTTAGAAGCGTCTGAACATAAGGAGAGATGGATGCATGAGTGTTGACGAGTATACACAGGATGATGAGGTGTATATCCTTCAGGACATCAGGAATAGCTATTTTCCAGGACCCTATGAAGCAGCAGAGCTAAGCATAAGCCGACTTCGTGGTGGAATGAACAATTCATCCTATCAGTTACGAATCCGGAACCAAGGGTATGTGCTCAGGCTGTATGAATCACATCAGGATCAGGATAAGGTGCTGTATGAGCATGCGGTGCTGGATTCACTATTACGAACGGAGAGAGGATTTGAGATTCCTGAATTAGTACATACCCTGCAAGGGAATACGATGACTTATTGTAATGGTAGAATCGCCGCTCTATTTCGATATAAAGAGGGCCGGAATCCAGAGCTTAACGAACCTCAGCAGTATGAACAGCTCGGTAAACAGGTGGGGCAGCTCTCTGCTGCCTTATCGAGAGTAGAATTGCCCCAGGCCCCCATATACCCGCCTTACTATAGGCTTGATATTTCCTATCCGGAATGCCCGCCAGCATATCTGCTCTCTTTTCTCAATCAGCCTGATCCGGTCTTTCAGCATCAAGCTCGACAAATGAAGGAGATGGCAGAGCCTGTTGCACAGCTATTTGAAGCCCTTCGTTCCATCGATCAGCTGCCGCATCAAATCGTTCATGGTGATATGAATGCTTCTAACGTACTGGAGAATGCTCAAGGTCAAATTTATGCGATTCTGGATTTTGAATTTGCGACGCGTGATGTGAGAGTGATGGAGCTGGCTGTTCCACTATCGGATATGTTGAGCCATGAAGAGGAGAAGATGTGGGAGAAATGTATTGCACTCATATCTGGCTTCACTTCAGTGATTGAGTTAGAGAAGGACGAGAGAGCGGTTATACCGCTGCTGATTCTGCTTCGCCGGCTCGATGTTGTAATGCACTTCATATCCAGGTGGCGAAAGGGCATAGACCCACCTTCTGTAGTTGAACGGCAATTGGAGGAGCTGTTTGTACGTATGAAATGGATGGACAAGCACAGAGATCAACTGGCAAGCATTTTGAATCCATCCAAATAGATAATAAAACAGCTGTATTCCACGATTATGGAGTACAGCTGTTTGTGTAGGGTATAGAACATTTACCTATAAAGTGCAATGAATTAGTTCATCATTTTGCGGAACAGGCTGCGTACCGCCCAGCGGCGTTCTTGGCGCTTCTTGTACTTCGGCAGGGATCGATAGACCAGAATGGACTGATTGAAGGCCTCCTTGGCTTCAGCTGGCTGCCCTAGCGCACGATAGACCAGGCCAAGATAGTAATACGATTCGCTGGAAGAAGAGGAGATTTCCTGGAATTGTTCTACATAGCGAAGGGCCTTGCTGTGGTCTCTGTCTCTATAGGCAGATGCAAGCCGCAGATAAGGCTGCCCGTATTTTACTCTTGGGTTGATCTCAAGGGCTCTAAGAATATTCTGTTCTCCAGATTCAAGCTGCCCGAGATGAAGCTCGGTCGTTCCTAGTGCATCCCAATATTCAGCCGAATGCTCATAGGCGCCTTCGATGGATCGCAGCAGCTCATTCGCCTCTTTAAACTTTTTGCGTTCAATGAGTAGTCTCGCCAGATCAAGCTTTGCCGTCACATCATTTGGGTTCATCGCGATTTGCTGGCGGTTTTTGGATATATTCCGCATTCGTTTATACGGCTTGGTCAGGCTTGGGAACACACCGACAAATCTGCGATCTAGAAAGTAAATGATGAGCAGCAATACAATAATAGCAACGAATGGGTTGCCGAAAAGGTAAAGCAGAAGTCCAAAACCTAAGATTTTGCTCATAAATCTCCTCCGTATAATTTCTATCTAATCTACTGTTATGACGAACTGATGGCATTGCGAACCGCAAGGATGTAACGTGACTGATCTCGTGGATCAACCCCCCGTCTTTTCCGAGTGGCCGAGATACCTTCGGGGCATGCCTGATAACCTGCATAGCTCGTCGTCATGATTCCGCTGCCCTTCGTCTCTGATCGAAGCTGCACCGGATAATTCAGGGATGTAGCTACAGGGATAATACCTTCTACGGTGCATCGTCCGTGTGCAATATAAGGAGCTTCAAACACGGCCCGCATATGAACCAGTTCACTAAGGACCTTACCGCCGTTCTCTTCCGGCACGATAATTCGAAAGTGCTGCATCGGCTCAAGCAGCGTCGTTCTCACTTGATCTAATCCA
This sequence is a window from Paenibacillus urinalis. Protein-coding genes within it:
- a CDS encoding phosphotransferase, which encodes MSVDEYTQDDEVYILQDIRNSYFPGPYEAAELSISRLRGGMNNSSYQLRIRNQGYVLRLYESHQDQDKVLYEHAVLDSLLRTERGFEIPELVHTLQGNTMTYCNGRIAALFRYKEGRNPELNEPQQYEQLGKQVGQLSAALSRVELPQAPIYPPYYRLDISYPECPPAYLLSFLNQPDPVFQHQARQMKEMAEPVAQLFEALRSIDQLPHQIVHGDMNASNVLENAQGQIYAILDFEFATRDVRVMELAVPLSDMLSHEEEKMWEKCIALISGFTSVIELEKDERAVIPLLILLRRLDVVMHFISRWRKGIDPPSVVERQLEELFVRMKWMDKHRDQLASILNPSK
- a CDS encoding tetratricopeptide repeat protein; its protein translation is MSKILGFGLLLYLFGNPFVAIIVLLLIIYFLDRRFVGVFPSLTKPYKRMRNISKNRQQIAMNPNDVTAKLDLARLLIERKKFKEANELLRSIEGAYEHSAEYWDALGTTELHLGQLESGEQNILRALEINPRVKYGQPYLRLASAYRDRDHSKALRYVEQFQEISSSSSESYYYLGLVYRALGQPAEAKEAFNQSILVYRSLPKYKKRQERRWAVRSLFRKMMN